Proteins from a genomic interval of Diospyros lotus cultivar Yz01 chromosome 6, ASM1463336v1, whole genome shotgun sequence:
- the LOC127803192 gene encoding uncharacterized protein LOC127803192 encodes MEDDAEQQQPLSFCPSFNSYSSVRFAGIADEVAAGGSGGAAEAEVTVLQERAAAAGAADEEDDFEFAFARGDDPDVTAEEIFPGGQVRHVFPIFNRDLVVRDDERSRGAGAGAGADKLDVSTLRLPLKQLFSEDRDDRDPPSSSSSDADELEGVPEGTYCVWRPKVVEASPGRCKKSHSTGSSSKRWKFRDLLRRSNSEGKDAFVFLTPKNRDQKADRPEGTEVPKQRRNSADGFKASGKTKAKGLATGGEKASSSAHEAFYVRNRASKEGDKRKSYLPYRQDLVGFFANVNGLGRNFPPF; translated from the coding sequence ATGGAAGACGACGCAGAGCAGCAGCAGCCGCTGTCGTTTTGCCCTAGCTTCAACAGCTACTCATCCGTCAGGTTCGCCGGAATCGCCGACGAAGTCGCCGCCGGAGGCTCTGGCGGAGCCGCCGAAGCCGAAGTAACAGTACTCCAGGAGAGAGCTGCTGCGGCCGGCGCCGCTGATGAAGAGGACGACTTCGAATTCGCTTTTGCGCGCGGCGACGATCCTGATGTTACCGCGGAAGAGATTTTTCCTGGAGGTCAGGTTCGTCATGTTTTCCCAATCTTCAATCGCGATCTTGTGGTTCGCGATGACGAGCGCAGTCGTGGTGCTGGCGCTGGCGCTGGCGCTGATAAGCTTGATGTTTCGACTCTACGACTTCCGTTGAAGCAGTTGTTCAGCGAGGACCGTGACGATCGCGATCCTCCGTCGTCGTCGTCCTCCGACGCGGACGAATTGGAAGGCGTGCCGGAGGGAACGTACTGCGTGTGGAGGCCGAAAGTCGTTGAGGCCTCGCCTGGTAGATGCAAGAAGAGTCATTCGACTGGATCGTCATCAAAGAGATGGAAGTTCCGGGATTTGCTCCGGCGAAGCAatagcgaagggaaggacgccTTCGTGTTCTTGACTCCGAAGAATAGAGACCAGAAGGCTGACAGACCCGAGGGAACTGAGGTTCCCAAGCAAAGGCGAAACTCCGCCGACGGCTTCAAGGCTTCCGGGAAGACGAAGGCGAAGGGACTCGCCACCGGTGGGGAAAAGGCGTCTTCATCCGCTCACGAAGCGTTCTACGTGCGGAATCGAGCTTCGAAAGAAGGAGACAAGAGAAAATCGTATCTCCCGTACAGGCAAGACCTCGTCGGCTTCTTTGCGAACGTCAATGGATTGGGAAGAAACTTCCCTCCGTTCTGA